The DNA region CCGACGTGGACCATGACCTGCCCCACGGCGAACAGCTCGATGTCGGTGGCGGTCCCGGGGGCGGTCGGCAGGATCTCCGGCGCCCGTCGGCGCAGACCCGACACCGTGTGGACGAGGTCGCCGCCGAGGCGCAGGTCGGTGGCATCGGGGGCGGAGATCTCGCCCCGGTCCCGGTCGAGCGGGTCGGCCACCTGGCCGTCGACCCAGGGCGAGAGCAGCACCAGCAGCGCCGGGCCGTCCCCGCCGTGGTCGGCCCGCGCCAGGTCGCCGAGCACGGCCAGCGCCGACGCCGCCGCATCACCCTCGGCGACGATCGCGAGGTGGTCGCCGAAGTAGCCGGCGTCGGCGAGCAGCCAGTGGTAGCAGCGCACTGCCGCGGACGACAGACCGCCGGGGGCGTCGCCCGACGGCAGGAGCACCCGGACGCCGCTCCGCGCGGCCAACTGGGCCGCCCACGCGGAGGGGTCCGCGCCGCCGGCGACCTTCGAGCCGGGCAGGAAGAGCACGGCAGCCGGCCACGGGGCGTCCACCGCGATGACCGTCTCGACGTCCGCCGCCGCGGGCACGAACCACCGGGCCGTCAAGGCCGGGTCGCCGATGTCCCCGGCGGTCTCGATCCGGACGTCGGCGGGCAGTGACGGACCCGCCGGTGGGGCGTTCGACCCCGGCGCGAGATGTTCCTCGAACCAGGTGACCGCCTGCGGACTGACCATGTCGCCCCCCCCCGTGTTCCGATGGCCTCCCGGCAGCATGGCCGTCCCCTATCGCTGGGCGCCGCCTTGCCGGTGACGACCACCCCAAGGAGGCCCGGTCAGACCCGCGGTCAGCAGTCGCATCCGCAGTCGCAGCAGTCGCAACAATCCCCGCAGTCCCCGCACCCGTCCCCGCCGCTGCACGCGGGTGGGTGCCGTTGGCCGGTGCACGGGTTCTCGTGTTCGGCGCAGCAGGCGTAGCCGGTGCAGTAGACGCCGATCCAGGGCAGGAGCCTGGGCCAGAACGGCGGCCGGGACGGCGGTTTCGGCACCGGTGGCGGGAGGTCGGTGGGCCAGCCGGCGCCCGAAGTCCGGTCCGGTGACCCCGGACCGGCGGCGGCCCGATCGAACGTCCGGTGCACGGCCTGGTGGGTGCCGTCGCCCAGCAGTCGCAGCGCCAGGCGGGCGTCCGGGCTCGTGCGGTCCAGGTCCAGCCGTCCCAGGTGGTGACGGAGACGCCGCACCTGCCGGGCGCAGTCCCGCCGCACCAGCGGAATCGGGGTGCCGGTGGCCAGGATGGGGTTGAACGCACCGGTACGCCGGTCGCGGTCGAGGTCCTCCACGGCGTCCAGGAGGTGGGCGAGCGCGCCGAACGCCTCGCCCGCGGCCCGCAAACTGGACTCGTTCTCCGGGCGACCGGCGAGACCGGCGGACGCGGCGAAGATCCGACCGGCGGCGGCCGCGCTGGGCCCGGTGACCGACAGCACCGGATCTCCGACCCGGACGGCCCGTTCGCCCCGCCCCTGGTCCGCGAGCTGTCGCACGGTGCGGTGCAGGTCGATCCGTTCCGCCATCTCGGTGTCCCGTTGCGCCCGCCGGATCAGCGACGGGGCCATGCGCGCCGTCGCCCGGTCGACGCCCCGCTGCACGACACCGGTTGCGCCGAGGTCGTTCTCGCGTTCCACCCGTCGGTCCTGGGCTTTCGCGGCGGCCAGCGTCACGGACGCGGTCGCGGCCAGCCGCATCCCGTCGTTGCTGCTGCACACGACCGGGGCGGGGCGCATGCCGCGCAGCGGGCAGGGGCCCGCGGTGCGGGTGGCCACCGCCGCTCTGCTCTGGGCGTTGACCAGCACGGCGAGCGCGACGGCGTCGGTGTTCGTCAGCGCCCGGGCCGGCTGGCCCTGCCGGTCGCGGAGGGTCAGGCACAGGCCGCACAGGTGCGCCCGCCAGCGCTCCAGCAACTCGCCGTCGAGCACATGACCACAGGTGTGCAGCAGTCCGAACATGGGCGACAGTCGACCACCGGGGACGGCGTCCCGCGCGGGTGACAGCCCCCGACCCGAAGGGGGGTCGGCCGCACCGGTGTCATCCCCCGTGCCGCCGCAGCGGGGTGCACCACCCCTCCGGGCACGGTCCGTGCACCGTCGTGGTGAGGGGAAACCGCACTGCGTCACCATCCGGTCACGGACCATTCACCGACGGGTCACCGCACGTCGACGCCACGCTCGGGCGGCTCTCATAGCTTTCACCTGCGACGGGCCGCCGCCGTCCGCTGGTCTCCCGCTGTCCGAGGGGGACGCCGCCTGCCCCGAAGGAGAACCCGGTGACCGCTGCTCCGTCCGATCACTCGTCCGTCGATCCCACGGCCGGGGGCCGTCGCCTGCTGCCGATGCTCGGCCACACCCGGGGCAAGCGGAGCCCGGTGACCTGTCACCTCAAGTGCGCCGACGCCTGCACCCAGCCGGTCCCCAACGAGACCGACAACATCTACTTCCGCGATGTCGTCTCCGCGGCCCTGACCCGCCGCACCATGCTCAAGGGCGCCGGAGTCGGCGCGCTGACCCTGGTGCTGCCCGCGCTGGGTGCGCTGCCGGCCGCGGCCGCGGCCGACCCGGCCGTGCCGGACGCGGCCACCGCCGCCGGCGATGCCGGCCCGACGGCCGCGACCGCCCGCAGCACCGCTGGGGCCAGCATCGACTTCACCGCGATCGCCCCGGTACCCGCCGACGTCGACGCCCTGACCGTGCCGCCGGGCTGGACCTGGTCGCCGATCATCCGCTGGGGCGACCCGCTGTTCGATCCGGCCGAGACGTTCGACGTGAACAACCAGACCGCGCAGCGGCAGGCCCGGCAGTTCGGCTACAACAACGACTACACCGACCTGCTGATGCTGCCGGGCAAGGACGGCCGGGAAGCCCTGCTGGTCTGCAATCACGAGTACACCAACCCGGGGATCATGTTCTCGGAGACGTCCGACCCCGCCGTCCTGAACCGGCAGCGGGCCGTCGAGATGGCCGCCCAGGGCATGGCCGTGGTGCACCTGCGCCGCGAGAAGGCCGGCCAGCCCTGGCGTCCCGTGGTCGGCAGCGGCTACAACCGCCGCATCACCGCCTCGACGCCGTTCTCCGTGGACGGTGCCGCGGCCGGTACCGCGTCCCTGAAGACCAAGGACGACCCGGCTGGTCGCACCGTGCTCGGCACCTTCGGCAACTGCTCGGGCGGTACCACCCCGTGGGGCACGGTGCTGTCCGGCGAGGAGAACTTCAACGGTTACTTCCATGCCGCCGGCACCTCGCCCGCCGAGAAGCGGTACGGGCTCGCCGACAAGGAGAGCACCTACGGCTGGGAGAACATCGACCCGCGGTTCGACGCGCGCGCCGAGGGCTACGTCAACGAACCCAACCGGTTCGGCTGGATCGTCGAGCTCGACCCGTTCTCGCCCAAGGAGGCGCCGGTCAAGCACACCGCGATGGGCCGGTTGAAGCACGAGGGTGCCAACGTCATCGTCGGATCGTGCGGGCAGGTCGCCGCCTACATGGGCGACGACGAGCGCTTCGACTACCTGTACAAGTTCGTGTCCAGCAAGAAGGTCAAGCCCGGCCAGGGCAAGGCCGCCCGCGCCCACAACAAGACCCTGCTCTCCGAGGGCAGCCTGTACGTCGCGAAGTTCAGTGGCAACTCGCCGGCGGCCGAGATCGACGGCAGCGGAACGCTTCCGACGGACGGGAAGTTCGACGGCACCGGCCAGTGGCTGCCGCTGGTCGTCAACGGCGTCAGCAAGGTCGCCGGTTTCACCGCCGAGCAGGCGCTGGTCAACACCCGGCTCGCGGCCGATGCGGTCGGCGCCACCAAGATGGACCGCTGCGAGGACGTCCAGCCCAGCCTGAAGTCCGGCAAGGTGTACGTCGTCTGCACCAACAACAGCCGCCGCGGTACCAGCGGCAACGAGGGCGCCACCGAGGTCAACCCCCGCAACGAGAACCGCGACGGGCACATCGTCGAGATCACCGAGGACCGGAACGACGTGCGCGCCACCACGTTCCGCTGGTCGCTGCTGCTGGTGTGCGGTGATCCGAAGACCAACCCGCACACCTACTTCGCCGGGTTCCCCGCCGACCAGGTGTCCCCGATCTCCTGCCCGGACAACATCGCCTTCGACTCCCGCGGTGACCTGTGGATCGCCACCGACGGGGCGCCCAGCAGCATCGGCTACAGCGACGGTCTGTTCCACGTCCCGCTGACCGGCCGCAACCGCGGGTACGTACGGCAGTTCCTCGCCGTCCCGGCCGAGGCCGAGACGTGCGGGCCGGTCGTCCGCGACCGGGACGGCATGGTCTACGTCGCCGTCCAGCACCCGGGCGAGGACGGGACCTGGGCCGCCCAGAACTCCTACTTCCCGGACTATGTCGCCGACGGCCAGTCGGCCCCCGCCGGCTCGTGGCGCGGGCCGCGGCCGTCGATCGTGCAGGTGTACCGCACGAGTTGATCCGCAGTGCGCGGCCCCGGGACCCGTCGTGTCCCGGGGCGCGCCGGGCCGGCCCCGGTGCCATGCTGGCGGTCGGACCCGCCGGGTCGGGGACGGGGGAGCCATGACCACAGCCGGACAGCGGCCGCCGAGGATCGTGGGACCTGCGGGTCGGGGGCCGATCCGCGTCGCGGCGGCGGCGCTGGCCGTCGGCACCGTCCTGGCGGTGGCCGCCTGTTCCTCGGGTGGGGCGAGCGTCGAGTCGGCCTCGACCGCGGCGTCCGGGTCGTCCGCGGCGGCTCCGTCCTCGGCCGCGTCCGCCCTGTCGTCCAGTGCGGCGACGGCGCGGTCGGGCATCCCCGTCAGCCCCACGTCCAGTGCCACGGCCGCGTCGGGCGGGGGCGACGGCGGCGGCGCGGCGTACTGCGAGAGCAAGGGCGGCGACGTCCAGACGCGCGACGCGACCTTCGGCACCAACGGCGACCAGACCGGGTGGCTCCCGCTGGCCGGGACCACCCAGGTCTGCCGTTTCCAGGCCGACGACGAGGCCCGCAGCCGGATCTACGTCGATTTCGCCACGCTCACCTCGGCCCGACCGACGCTGGCCGGTCTCGCCTACCTGTCCCGGCCGCCGGTGCCGACCTCCAGCGGAGGCGCCAATCCGGCCACCGGCTACTGCGCGAAGCTCGGCGGTTCGTCGACGTTCGGCGAGATCAGCGCCAGTGGGGGCGGCTGGGTGAACAAGGACGACCCGGACGAAGTCGTCGTCAACCTGTGCGTGTTCCCGGACGAGTCGTTCATCGACGAGTGGGGGCTAGCTTACCACGCCGGCGGCGTGGTCCGCGGGCTGGACCTGACGCAGGTCATGACCTATCAGCCCCCGGATCCGCTGCCCGGCGTCTTCCCGGTGGGTACCCCCATCGGGCAGCCGACCGTCGGAGTCACCGGGTCGCCCAGCCCGTCGAGCACCAGCACGCCGACGTCCTGACCGGGTCCTACCGCTCCGCGGGTGCCAGCCGCAGGGCGTCCGGCGACAGGCCACGCCGGACCACCTCGGCGCGCAGGGCCGACCGCATCGCCTCCACCGGACCGGGGCGACCGGTCATCAGCAGTACCTGCTCCACTGCCTGGTGCAGCAGCATGTCCAGACCACTGATGACGGTGCAGCCCGCGGCCGCGGCCGATTCGGCCAGCCGGGTCGGCCACGGGTCGTAGAGCACGTCGAACAGCACGGTGCGGGGCGCCCACTCGGTGCCCGCGTAGGCGTCGGCCGCGCGGCCGGGCAGCGTGGACACCACCAGGTCGACGGGGGGAATCGGTCGGTCCGGCACCCCGTCGAGGACGGTGATCGGCACTCCGAGCCGTTCCGCGGTCGCCCGCACCCCGGCAGCCCGGGCGAGATTGCGGACCAGCACCGTGGTCTCGGGCGCACCGAGATCGGACAGGGCGGCCACCACCGCCTGTGCGGTCCCTCCGGCGCCGAGTACGGCGGCCCGGCCAACGGTGGTGACCCCGGCCTCCCGGAGCGACCCGACCACTCCGTGGACGTCGGTGTTGTCGGCCAGCCACCCGCCGCCGTCCGGGATCAGCGTGTTGGCCGCGCCGACCGCCGCGGCCCGCTCGGTGACCCGGGTCGCCACGTCCAGTGCCGCGTGTTTGAGCGGCATGGTCAACGACAGACCGGCCCACTCCGGGCCGAGACCATCGACGAACGGGACGAGCCCGTCGGTGTCGCACTCGTGGCGGTCGTAGGACCACTCGGTCAGTCCCGATGCGGCGTAGGCGGCGGTGTGCAACACCGGGGACAGCGAATGGCCGATGGGCTTGCCGAGCACGGCGGCCCGACGTGCGACGGTCACGACCGCGCCTGCCCGACCAGCAGATCGGCGACGACCTGTGTCTGTTCGATGTGCGGGGAGTGCCCGACACCCGGCAGCA from Nakamurella flava includes:
- a CDS encoding alpha/beta hydrolase, with amino-acid sequence MVSPQAVTWFEEHLAPGSNAPPAGPSLPADVRIETAGDIGDPALTARWFVPAAADVETVIAVDAPWPAAVLFLPGSKVAGGADPSAWAAQLAARSGVRVLLPSGDAPGGLSSAAVRCYHWLLADAGYFGDHLAIVAEGDAAASALAVLGDLARADHGGDGPALLVLLSPWVDGQVADPLDRDRGEISAPDATDLRLGGDLVHTVSGLRRRAPEILPTAPGTATDIELFAVGQVMVHVGSAEILVGDALTAVRAFAGQDIPVTLRVWPYQQHGFHRPIGSFPEADLLTDDIAGAVRATLRTAP
- a CDS encoding DUF5685 family protein, which translates into the protein MFGLLHTCGHVLDGELLERWRAHLCGLCLTLRDRQGQPARALTNTDAVALAVLVNAQSRAAVATRTAGPCPLRGMRPAPVVCSSNDGMRLAATASVTLAAAKAQDRRVERENDLGATGVVQRGVDRATARMAPSLIRRAQRDTEMAERIDLHRTVRQLADQGRGERAVRVGDPVLSVTGPSAAAAGRIFAASAGLAGRPENESSLRAAGEAFGALAHLLDAVEDLDRDRRTGAFNPILATGTPIPLVRRDCARQVRRLRHHLGRLDLDRTSPDARLALRLLGDGTHQAVHRTFDRAAAGPGSPDRTSGAGWPTDLPPPVPKPPSRPPFWPRLLPWIGVYCTGYACCAEHENPCTGQRHPPACSGGDGCGDCGDCCDCCDCGCDC
- a CDS encoding PhoX family protein, which gives rise to MLGHTRGKRSPVTCHLKCADACTQPVPNETDNIYFRDVVSAALTRRTMLKGAGVGALTLVLPALGALPAAAAADPAVPDAATAAGDAGPTAATARSTAGASIDFTAIAPVPADVDALTVPPGWTWSPIIRWGDPLFDPAETFDVNNQTAQRQARQFGYNNDYTDLLMLPGKDGREALLVCNHEYTNPGIMFSETSDPAVLNRQRAVEMAAQGMAVVHLRREKAGQPWRPVVGSGYNRRITASTPFSVDGAAAGTASLKTKDDPAGRTVLGTFGNCSGGTTPWGTVLSGEENFNGYFHAAGTSPAEKRYGLADKESTYGWENIDPRFDARAEGYVNEPNRFGWIVELDPFSPKEAPVKHTAMGRLKHEGANVIVGSCGQVAAYMGDDERFDYLYKFVSSKKVKPGQGKAARAHNKTLLSEGSLYVAKFSGNSPAAEIDGSGTLPTDGKFDGTGQWLPLVVNGVSKVAGFTAEQALVNTRLAADAVGATKMDRCEDVQPSLKSGKVYVVCTNNSRRGTSGNEGATEVNPRNENRDGHIVEITEDRNDVRATTFRWSLLLVCGDPKTNPHTYFAGFPADQVSPISCPDNIAFDSRGDLWIATDGAPSSIGYSDGLFHVPLTGRNRGYVRQFLAVPAEAETCGPVVRDRDGMVYVAVQHPGEDGTWAAQNSYFPDYVADGQSAPAGSWRGPRPSIVQVYRTS
- a CDS encoding DUF333 domain-containing protein, which translates into the protein MTTAGQRPPRIVGPAGRGPIRVAAAALAVGTVLAVAACSSGGASVESASTAASGSSAAAPSSAASALSSSAATARSGIPVSPTSSATAASGGGDGGGAAYCESKGGDVQTRDATFGTNGDQTGWLPLAGTTQVCRFQADDEARSRIYVDFATLTSARPTLAGLAYLSRPPVPTSSGGANPATGYCAKLGGSSTFGEISASGGGWVNKDDPDEVVVNLCVFPDESFIDEWGLAYHAGGVVRGLDLTQVMTYQPPDPLPGVFPVGTPIGQPTVGVTGSPSPSSTSTPTS
- a CDS encoding shikimate dehydrogenase → MTVARRAAVLGKPIGHSLSPVLHTAAYAASGLTEWSYDRHECDTDGLVPFVDGLGPEWAGLSLTMPLKHAALDVATRVTERAAAVGAANTLIPDGGGWLADNTDVHGVVGSLREAGVTTVGRAAVLGAGGTAQAVVAALSDLGAPETTVLVRNLARAAGVRATAERLGVPITVLDGVPDRPIPPVDLVVSTLPGRAADAYAGTEWAPRTVLFDVLYDPWPTRLAESAAAAGCTVISGLDMLLHQAVEQVLLMTGRPGPVEAMRSALRAEVVRRGLSPDALRLAPAER